Proteins from a genomic interval of Bacteroides sp. AN502(2024):
- a CDS encoding PadR family transcriptional regulator, protein MKVDNVKSQMRKGMLEYCIMLLLHKEPSYASDIIQKLKEAQLIVVEGTLYPLLTRLKNDDLLSYEWVESTQGPPRKYYKLTEQGEVFLGELEISWKELNDTVNHIANK, encoded by the coding sequence ATGAAAGTGGACAATGTAAAATCACAGATGAGGAAAGGCATGCTTGAATATTGCATCATGCTTTTACTGCACAAGGAACCCTCTTATGCTTCTGATATTATTCAAAAATTGAAAGAAGCCCAACTGATCGTAGTGGAAGGTACCCTGTATCCGTTGCTGACCCGTCTGAAAAATGACGACCTGTTAAGTTATGAGTGGGTGGAATCTACCCAGGGACCTCCCCGCAAATACTATAAACTTACTGAACAAGGAGAAGTCTTTTTGGGCGAACTGGAAATTTCCTGGAAAGAGCTTAACGACACAGTGAATCATATAGCCAATAAATAA
- a CDS encoding N-acetyltransferase family protein, producing MFTIRKATTADCELIHKMAKEVFPATYKEILSPEQLDYMMEWMYAPSNVRKQMEEEGHVYSIAYKEDEPCGYVSVQQQEKDVFHLQKIYVLPRFQGTHCGSFLFKEAIKCIKEMHPGSCLMELNVNRNNKALHFYEHMGMRKLREGDFPIGNGYYMNDYIMGLDI from the coding sequence ATGTTTACAATTCGAAAAGCAACGACAGCCGATTGCGAGCTTATTCATAAGATGGCAAAAGAAGTATTTCCTGCCACCTACAAGGAAATTTTATCTCCCGAACAACTGGATTATATGATGGAATGGATGTATGCTCCCTCCAATGTACGCAAGCAAATGGAGGAAGAAGGACACGTGTACTCCATTGCCTATAAAGAGGATGAACCATGCGGATACGTCTCTGTACAGCAACAGGAAAAGGATGTATTCCATCTTCAGAAAATCTATGTCCTCCCCCGCTTTCAAGGTACGCACTGCGGAAGTTTTTTATTTAAGGAAGCAATCAAGTGTATCAAGGAAATGCACCCGGGATCTTGCCTGATGGAGCTGAACGTGAATCGTAATAATAAAGCTTTGCATTTTTACGAGCACATGGGGATGAGAAAGTTACGGGAAGGTGATTTCCCGATCGGAAACGGGTATTATAT